GAACAAAAAACGAAACAAAAACCTGAATATAAACTCTCGACATGAGAAACTGTAAATGTATATCTCGGTGAAACAGAAATACAGAGTTTGAGAGAAAATATAAAAGATAATGTTGTAGTATCTCAGGATAAAAAACTTCATAAAAAAGATATAATATTTGAAGATGAGTATCTTTTAATACTCAATAAAAATCCAGGAATCAATGTACATCCATGAGACCATAAATCAGAGGAGGTATCACTCATTGAGCAAGTTCAGGATTATTACGCTCAAAAACTTGATAGTCTGACCTTTAGTCCTTCACTTGCTCACAGAATTGATCGTGATACCTCATGAGTTATTGTCATCGCAAAACAAAAACAAGCACTCGTGCAAATAGTCCAGGATTTTAAAGAAAAAAATGCCCTTAAAAAAATGTATTTTACTGTAGTAATTGGCAAACTCTCTCATCAATCGTGAACGATTAAAAAATCACTCGCTCGAAGAGAAAAAGCTCATAATGAAAATAAAATACATATTTCAGAAAGCTGACAAGAAGCAATTACGCACTACAAAGTTTTAGATGAATATATACTCCAACTTCCAGAATGAGAAGTTACATTATCAGCTGTAGAGGTACAAATCGAAACTGGGAGAATGCATCAAATTCGAGTCCATATGGCACATATTTGAAACCCAATTTTATGAGATAAGACGTATTGAGACAAGAAACTTAATAGTTATTTTGAAAAAAATTATTACATTCAAAGACAAATGCTTCATGCTTGGAAGTTAGAGCTCATGCATCCTATAAAAAAGAAAGCACTTAAAATACAAGCTCCTCTCAAAGCTGATATGCAAAAATTTATAGATAGTATTAAAAAATAAAATGAAAATCTTAGCATTTGAGACATCATGTGATGATACGAGTATAGCTCTTTTTGAAAACGAGGTGCTTATTTGTATGCACACAAAATCTCAAATAAAAATCCATAATCTCACAGGTTGAGTTGTTCCAGAAGTTGCGAGTCGGGAACATGCAAATGTTATTTTTGACGTACTCGCGCACGTTCTGAGTGAAGCAAATACTGAACTTAGAGATATAGACTATATTGCAGTGACGACGCATCCGGGACTCGTCCCATCACTTCTTACAGGTATTACGGTTGCTTCCACTCTCTCAGAAACCCTTCAGATTCCTATACTTCCCATTGATCACATTCAGGCACATATATTTTCTAATTTTTTAGAGAGAAAAGAATCACAAATTTCTTTTCCACTTGTATGTCTCACGGTTTCTGGCTGACATAACGAAGTGTATTATATGTCAGATATGTGGACACGAGTGAAACTTGGGCAAACCCAAGATGATGCAGCTGGAGAAGCGTTTGATAAAGTAGCGAAAATGATGTGACTTGAATATCCAGGTTGACCTATTATTTCAAATCTCGCATCTCAGTTTACACAAGAATGAAAAAATCTCTTTCCAAGAGTATTTTTAGAAAAATCTGCATTTTGATTTAGTTTTTCAGGTCTGAAAAGTGCAGTAAAACGTGAAGTAGACAAAAGAGGAGTCCTCACGCAAGATGATAAAATAGAATTATCATTCGAATTTCAATCAGCCGTGAACGAAGTACTCAGCTACAAACTCATTGAAGCTGCTCAGCAAAAATGAGTATCTACTGTCATGCTTGCTGGATGAGTCAGCGCAAATGATGATTTGAATCAGAGAATACAATCATCATCTCAAAAATTATGACTAAAATTTTATGCTCCAGTGAAAAAGCTCTATTGTATGGATAATGCTGCGATGATAGGAATACTGGCGTATTACAAAATAAAATACTGAGAATTTGAACATCATATAGGTTCTGTTGAAGTGGGGAAATGGTAAAAAAATAATTTAAAAAAAACTCAAGTTCGCTTGAGTTTTTTTAATCGAGTTTTTCTTTCACTTTGAGAGTATCTTTGATAAAGATATTTCATTTTTCCCTGAGTATATTATGTATGAGTTTATCTCAATATGAGAGTCTATTGAAAAAATCCTCTGTAGAGATAATCGCAAATTTCACTTTTCTATCAAAGAATATAGATTGTAAAAATTCTGAAAATCATTCTCTCTCTATTTCTCCAATCATAAATATATCAAGTATAGCTTTGCCATCTTCAAAGAGTTTTTTTTCAATACTCTTATTTACGATGACGACTTCAAGTAGATTTTGAGTTTTGAAATACTTCTTTACTTCATCGAGTGGATTATAGGTCTTGAGAAAAATATTCTCAAATTCATCAAT
This genomic interval from Candidatus Gracilibacteria bacterium contains the following:
- the tsaD gene encoding tRNA (adenosine(37)-N6)-threonylcarbamoyltransferase complex transferase subunit TsaD, whose protein sequence is MKILAFETSCDDTSIALFENEVLICMHTKSQIKIHNLTGGVVPEVASREHANVIFDVLAHVLSEANTELRDIDYIAVTTHPGLVPSLLTGITVASTLSETLQIPILPIDHIQAHIFSNFLERKESQISFPLVCLTVSGGHNEVYYMSDMWTRVKLGQTQDDAAGEAFDKVAKMMGLEYPGGPIISNLASQFTQEGKNLFPRVFLEKSAFGFSFSGLKSAVKREVDKRGVLTQDDKIELSFEFQSAVNEVLSYKLIEAAQQKGVSTVMLAGGVSANDDLNQRIQSSSQKLGLKFYAPVKKLYCMDNAAMIGILAYYKIKYGEFEHHIGSVEVGKW
- a CDS encoding RluA family pseudouridine synthase — protein: MQSFQILKNDSEQRLDSFLKKLFPQASLSFIFKSIRTGKIKVITLDEQKTKQKPEYKLSTGETVNVYLGETEIQSLRENIKDNVVVSQDKKLHKKDIIFEDEYLLILNKNPGINVHPGDHKSEEVSLIEQVQDYYAQKLDSLTFSPSLAHRIDRDTSGVIVIAKQKQALVQIVQDFKEKNALKKMYFTVVIGKLSHQSGTIKKSLARREKAHNENKIHISESGQEAITHYKVLDEYILQLPEGEVTLSAVEVQIETGRMHQIRVHMAHIGNPILGDKTYGDKKLNSYFEKNYYIQRQMLHAWKLELMHPIKKKALKIQAPLKADMQKFIDSIKK